From the Accumulibacter sp. genome, one window contains:
- a CDS encoding DUF433 domain-containing protein, with protein sequence MEHLDRITQEPGVMGGRACIRGMRVTVGMVLNLIGAGRSVEDILADYPYLEREDILQALRYAAWRAEEREVRLVGA encoded by the coding sequence ATGGAACATCTCGACCGCATCACGCAGGAGCCCGGAGTGATGGGAGGCAGGGCGTGCATCCGCGGCATGCGCGTCACCGTCGGCATGGTCCTCAACCTCATCGGCGCCGGTCGCAGCGTCGAGGACATCCTGGCCGACTACCCGTACCTCGAACGTGAGGATATCCTGCAGGCACTGCGCTACGCCGCGTGGCGAGCCGAAGAGCGCGAAGTCCGGCTGGTCGGCGCATGA
- a CDS encoding DUF5615 family PIN-like protein: MRVLVDMNLSPRWVGALAAAGIEAEHWSLLGAASAPDVEIMAFARRNDYVVLTYDLDFSAILAATQGNKPSVVQIRADDVNPDTIGKPVIDALQQMATELDQGALLTVDPKRTRLRVLPLSIE, from the coding sequence ATGAGGGTACTGGTCGACATGAACCTGTCGCCACGTTGGGTCGGTGCCCTCGCCGCTGCCGGCATCGAGGCGGAGCACTGGTCCCTTCTCGGTGCCGCGAGCGCACCGGATGTCGAGATCATGGCCTTTGCCCGTCGTAACGACTACGTCGTGCTGACCTATGACCTCGACTTCAGTGCCATCCTTGCCGCTACCCAGGGCAACAAGCCCAGTGTGGTGCAAATTCGTGCCGACGATGTCAACCCGGATACGATCGGCAAGCCAGTGATCGACGCGTTGCAACAGATGGCTACCGAGCTGGATCAGGGCGCACTGCTGACGGTTGATCCCAAGCGAACGCGGTTGCGGGTGCTGCCGTTGTCCATCGAATAG
- the nosD gene encoding nitrous oxide reductase family maturation protein NosD: MFGRLLAAGLACGLALVVVPMPGGAEDALTALRRSGAGRDAEGDAGDRRFGDMAAPAAAGWGSIDEKVTIPTAGRVAGLPFLQDLVNAAPAGSVLKPPAGVYSGPLVIDKPLTIDGGGAVTIDGGGKGTVVVLAASDSVLRGLRLVGSGASHDSDDACLNVRGDRNLIERLQIDDCLFGIDLKKANDNVVRGNHIRSKPFDLGTRGDSLRLWYSHRNLIADNLIEDARDMVAWYSNDNRYVDNTARRSRYSIHFMFASNNLVEGNRFHDNAVGVYVMYSGGGAIRNNLFSRANGPTGMAVGFKEASDVLVEGNEIIYCAIGVGLDMSPFEPDSTISIRGNRIAYNGVGISFLADKEGTLVAGNRFEGNLSQVAMGDAGSARNNVWRGNYWDDYQGFDRDRDGQGDRPHELYAYADQLWMAIPYARFFRNAPVLEMLDFLERLAPFSAPVLLLRDQDPVFDKSRVNEAKPAA, encoded by the coding sequence GTGTTCGGCCGCCTGCTCGCCGCCGGCCTCGCCTGCGGCCTTGCCCTGGTCGTCGTCCCGATGCCCGGGGGAGCCGAGGACGCGCTGACCGCGTTGCGGCGCAGCGGCGCCGGGCGCGACGCGGAGGGTGATGCCGGCGACAGGCGCTTCGGCGACATGGCTGCGCCGGCTGCGGCCGGGTGGGGCAGCATCGACGAGAAGGTGACGATCCCGACCGCCGGCCGCGTCGCCGGCCTGCCCTTCCTGCAGGATCTCGTCAACGCGGCGCCGGCCGGTTCGGTCCTCAAGCCGCCGGCAGGCGTTTACTCGGGGCCACTGGTGATCGACAAGCCGCTGACCATCGATGGTGGCGGCGCGGTGACGATCGACGGCGGCGGCAAGGGGACGGTCGTCGTGCTCGCCGCCAGCGATTCCGTCCTGCGGGGCCTGCGGCTCGTCGGCTCGGGTGCGTCGCACGATTCCGACGACGCCTGCCTGAACGTCCGCGGCGACCGCAACCTCATCGAGCGTCTGCAGATCGATGACTGCCTGTTCGGCATCGATCTCAAGAAGGCCAACGACAACGTCGTTCGCGGCAACCACATCCGCTCCAAGCCCTTCGATCTCGGCACGCGCGGCGACAGCCTGCGCCTCTGGTACAGCCACCGCAACCTGATCGCCGACAACCTGATCGAGGATGCGCGCGACATGGTCGCCTGGTACTCGAACGACAACCGCTATGTCGACAACACGGCGCGGCGCAGCCGCTACTCGATCCACTTCATGTTCGCCAGCAACAACCTGGTCGAAGGCAACCGCTTCCACGACAACGCCGTCGGCGTCTACGTCATGTACTCCGGTGGTGGCGCCATCCGCAACAACCTGTTCTCGCGCGCCAATGGCCCGACCGGCATGGCGGTCGGCTTCAAGGAGGCCTCGGACGTGCTCGTCGAGGGCAACGAGATCATTTACTGCGCGATCGGCGTCGGTCTCGACATGTCGCCCTTCGAACCCGACAGCACGATCAGCATCCGCGGCAACCGCATCGCCTACAACGGTGTCGGCATCAGCTTCCTCGCCGACAAGGAAGGCACCCTGGTCGCCGGCAACCGCTTCGAGGGCAACCTGTCGCAGGTGGCGATGGGCGATGCCGGCAGCGCCCGCAACAACGTCTGGCGCGGCAACTACTGGGACGACTACCAGGGCTTCGACCGCGACCGCGACGGCCAGGGCGACCGGCCGCACGAGCTGTACGCCTACGCCGACCAGCTCTGGATGGCGATCCCCTATGCCCGCTTCTTCCGCAATGCGCCGGTGCTGGAGATGCTCGACTTCCTCGAGCGCCTGGCGCCGTTCTCCGCCCCGGTCCTGCTGCTGCGCGATCAGGATCCGGTTTTCGACAAGTCGCGGGTCAACGAAGCGAAGCCTGCTGCCTGA
- a CDS encoding c-type cytochrome — protein sequence MKKLILAVSLAVVATAAVHAGPPAPKTQGIESKDYKWNAQEGEKSEALKLKGDAKRGEEAYEVCGACHLPSGAGRPDGTFPQLAGQHTTVLIKQMADIRAGLRDNPTMYPFAATLTDPQELADVAAYIEKMCIPPEHGKYEGKDLDKQLATGKELYEKECKECHGANGEGVKDKFYPVIAGQHYKYLLRQMTEIRDGHRRNANPDMVRIIKKYNNDQLVAISAYQASLVMPGNMCKAKAAAPAKKK from the coding sequence ATGAAGAAGCTGATCCTGGCCGTGTCGCTGGCGGTGGTCGCCACGGCCGCCGTGCATGCCGGTCCACCGGCGCCGAAGACGCAGGGTATCGAGAGCAAGGACTACAAGTGGAATGCCCAGGAAGGCGAAAAGAGCGAGGCGCTGAAGCTCAAGGGCGACGCCAAGCGCGGCGAGGAGGCCTATGAGGTCTGTGGTGCGTGCCACCTGCCATCGGGCGCTGGCCGTCCCGATGGTACCTTCCCGCAGCTCGCCGGCCAGCACACGACCGTCCTGATCAAGCAGATGGCCGACATCCGCGCCGGCTTGCGCGACAACCCGACGATGTATCCCTTCGCCGCAACGCTCACCGATCCGCAGGAACTGGCCGACGTCGCGGCCTACATCGAGAAGATGTGCATCCCGCCCGAACACGGCAAGTACGAAGGCAAGGATCTCGACAAGCAGCTGGCGACCGGCAAGGAACTCTACGAGAAGGAGTGCAAGGAGTGCCACGGCGCCAATGGCGAGGGCGTCAAGGACAAGTTCTACCCGGTGATCGCCGGCCAGCACTACAAGTACCTGTTGCGCCAGATGACCGAGATTCGTGACGGACACCGGCGCAACGCCAACCCCGACATGGTACGGATCATCAAGAAGTACAACAACGACCAGCTCGTCGCCATCTCGGCGTACCAGGCCAGCCTGGTGATGCCGGGCAACATGTGCAAGGCGAAGGCGGCCGCACCGGCGAAGAAGAAGTAG
- a CDS encoding c-type cytochrome, whose protein sequence is MNHAMALLLATLATPVWAADGAKLYTEKTCNACHGPTGNKPLMPDYPKIAGQNAKYAERQMLDIKSGARANGNSAAMKGVMHLVNDEEIKALADYISKLKP, encoded by the coding sequence ATGAACCATGCGATGGCTTTGCTGCTGGCGACGCTGGCAACGCCGGTGTGGGCGGCCGACGGCGCCAAGCTGTACACCGAGAAGACCTGCAATGCCTGCCACGGCCCCACCGGCAACAAGCCGCTGATGCCCGACTACCCGAAGATCGCCGGGCAGAACGCGAAGTACGCCGAGCGCCAGATGCTCGACATCAAGAGCGGTGCGCGCGCGAACGGCAACTCGGCGGCGATGAAGGGCGTCATGCACCTGGTCAACGACGAGGAGATCAAGGCTCTGGCCGACTACATCTCGAAGCTCAAGCCCTGA
- the nosZ gene encoding Sec-dependent nitrous-oxide reductase, whose translation MKMSTGRAVPMLIAAGLGCAAVGSLQAAESLQDVMKRRSLSQQDILAAAKTYVPTGKRDEFVAFSSGGQSGQVIVYGVPSMRILKYIGVFTPEPWQGYGFDESSKAVLAQGRIDGKDITWGDTHHPAISETQGKYDGQFLFINDKANPRLAVIDLRDFETKQIVVNPIFKSEHGGAFVTPNTEYIIEAAQYAAPLENKKFFPLEEFNEKYRGGVTYWKFDRKEGRIDPRQSFSIELPPYSQDLSDAGKGPSDGWSFTNSFCSERYVGGIEKGRPPYEAGCSAKDTDYLHVINWKKAAELVAAGKAKKINGHDVLMMDTAVKEGVLFLVPEPKSPHGVDVTPDGKFITVSGKLDTHVSVYSFDKIQAAIKAGKFESKDPYGIPVIGMKDALHTQVQLGLGPLHTQYDAKPCVAYTSLYVDSQVVKWNFCEGKVLDKISVHYNIGHLMTMEGDSADPKGRYLVALNKLAIDRFVPVGPLHPQNHQLIDISEDKMQLLYDMPLPLGEPHYVVAIEASKLKPGVRYKVGTDSRTDKPHPGAVRAGEEKIVKKGNKVEVFGTLIRSHITPETIEVDVGDEVIINLTNLERAQDETHGFTVSTYNVHASVEPGKTVQVKFKADKEGVYPYYCTEFCSALHLEMQGYLLVKPKGWKPTKTSTGAGANYTEADYKTQLKKVADTQAVIDSVVGYITSVNYKDFPDVVAMMDDAVDQLGKIKDAKAKADEAAAKKDWNNAALWTEQIWQYQVKAADLGLRAKTYLEQNGAKKIK comes from the coding sequence ATGAAGATGAGTACGGGACGGGCCGTGCCGATGCTGATCGCGGCAGGGCTCGGCTGTGCGGCGGTCGGCAGCCTGCAGGCGGCCGAATCGCTGCAGGATGTGATGAAGCGTCGCAGCCTGTCGCAGCAGGACATCCTGGCTGCGGCGAAGACCTACGTGCCGACCGGCAAGCGTGACGAATTCGTCGCCTTCTCGTCCGGCGGCCAGTCGGGGCAGGTGATCGTCTATGGTGTCCCGTCGATGCGCATCCTCAAGTACATCGGTGTGTTCACCCCCGAGCCGTGGCAGGGCTACGGTTTCGACGAGAGCTCGAAAGCCGTCCTGGCACAAGGCCGCATCGACGGCAAGGACATCACTTGGGGTGACACGCACCACCCGGCGATCTCGGAGACGCAGGGCAAGTACGACGGCCAGTTCCTGTTCATCAACGACAAGGCCAACCCGCGGCTGGCGGTGATCGACCTGCGCGACTTCGAGACCAAGCAGATCGTCGTCAACCCGATCTTCAAGTCCGAGCATGGCGGCGCCTTCGTCACGCCGAACACCGAGTACATCATCGAGGCGGCGCAGTACGCGGCGCCGCTGGAGAACAAGAAGTTCTTCCCGCTCGAGGAGTTCAACGAGAAGTACCGCGGCGGCGTCACCTATTGGAAATTCGACCGCAAGGAAGGCCGCATCGATCCCAGGCAGTCGTTCTCGATCGAGCTGCCGCCGTACAGCCAGGACCTCTCCGATGCCGGCAAGGGGCCGTCGGACGGCTGGTCGTTCACCAACTCGTTCTGCAGCGAGCGCTACGTCGGCGGCATCGAGAAGGGCCGTCCGCCCTATGAGGCGGGCTGCTCGGCGAAGGACACCGACTACCTGCACGTGATCAACTGGAAGAAGGCGGCCGAGCTGGTTGCCGCCGGCAAGGCGAAGAAGATCAACGGCCACGATGTGCTGATGATGGACACGGCGGTGAAGGAGGGCGTGCTCTTCCTGGTGCCCGAACCGAAGTCGCCGCACGGCGTCGATGTCACTCCCGACGGCAAGTTCATCACCGTCTCCGGCAAGCTCGACACGCACGTCTCGGTGTACTCCTTCGACAAGATCCAGGCGGCGATCAAGGCCGGCAAGTTCGAATCGAAGGATCCCTATGGCATCCCGGTGATCGGCATGAAGGACGCGCTGCACACGCAGGTGCAACTGGGCCTCGGGCCGCTGCACACGCAGTACGACGCGAAGCCGTGTGTCGCCTACACCTCGCTCTATGTCGACTCGCAGGTCGTCAAGTGGAACTTCTGCGAAGGCAAGGTGCTCGACAAGATCAGCGTGCACTACAACATCGGGCACCTGATGACGATGGAGGGTGACTCGGCCGATCCCAAGGGCCGTTACCTGGTGGCGTTGAACAAGCTGGCGATCGATCGCTTCGTCCCGGTCGGCCCGCTGCATCCGCAGAACCACCAGTTGATCGACATCAGTGAAGACAAGATGCAGCTCCTCTACGACATGCCGCTGCCGCTGGGCGAGCCGCACTACGTCGTCGCGATCGAGGCGAGCAAGCTGAAGCCGGGCGTTCGCTACAAGGTGGGAACCGACAGCCGCACTGACAAGCCGCACCCGGGCGCCGTCCGTGCCGGTGAGGAGAAGATCGTCAAGAAGGGCAACAAGGTGGAGGTCTTCGGCACCCTGATCCGCTCGCACATCACCCCGGAAACCATCGAGGTCGATGTCGGTGACGAGGTGATCATCAACCTCACCAACCTCGAACGGGCGCAGGACGAGACGCACGGCTTCACGGTTTCGACCTACAACGTGCATGCCTCGGTCGAGCCGGGCAAGACCGTGCAGGTGAAGTTCAAGGCCGACAAGGAAGGCGTCTATCCGTACTACTGCACCGAGTTCTGCTCGGCGCTGCACCTCGAGATGCAGGGTTACCTGCTGGTCAAGCCGAAGGGCTGGAAGCCGACGAAGACCTCGACCGGTGCCGGCGCCAACTACACCGAGGCGGACTACAAGACGCAGCTGAAGAAGGTTGCCGACACGCAGGCGGTGATCGACTCGGTGGTCGGTTACATCACCAGCGTCAATTACAAGGACTTCCCGGATGTCGTCGCGATGATGGATGACGCGGTCGACCAGCTGGGCAAGATCAAGGACGCCAAGGCCAAGGCCGACGAGGCGGCGGCGAAGAAGGACTGGAACAACGCCGCGCTGTGGACCGAGCAGATCTGGCAGTACCAGGTCAAGGCGGCCGACCTCGGGCTGCGCGCGAAGACCTATCTCGAGCAGAACGGCGCCAAGAAGATCAAGTAG
- a CDS encoding ISNCY family transposase, which produces MIEKVRDAFRALPDGRKPSNARRYEMEDAALSAFAVFFSQSPSFLDSQVRMQKQLGRNNASSLFGVHEIPCDNQIRNLLDPVPPERLYPVLAEMGDALYQQGYLAGFRSINDTLLIALDGTDFFSSEKISCPHCSETRLKNGGVLHRHTAVTPVLVAPGQANAIPLPPEFVQRQDGHDKQDCELAASARWLARWGEHYRPWRITYLGDDLYCHQPHCLRVRAQQADFLFTCKPESHATLYEWVGDFERNEQLGRVVQARRVGKKHLTDTYRYAHQVPLRDTDDAVIANWLELVTTDASGAIVFKNAWATSHAITSHNVAALASAGRARWKIENENNNTLKTKGYHFDHNFGHGKQFLANLFATLILLAFLVHTALDWMDTRYAKVRALLPSRRTFFEHLRALLQYLPFDDWDHLMRFMQQRLVPNAPDTS; this is translated from the coding sequence TTGATCGAGAAGGTTCGGGATGCATTCCGGGCTTTGCCCGACGGGCGCAAGCCGAGCAACGCCCGGCGCTATGAGATGGAGGATGCGGCCCTGTCGGCGTTCGCCGTGTTTTTTTCGCAAAGTCCGTCCTTCCTCGATAGCCAGGTCAGGATGCAGAAGCAGTTGGGGCGGAACAATGCTTCTTCGCTGTTCGGGGTGCATGAGATTCCCTGCGATAACCAGATTCGCAATCTGCTGGACCCGGTGCCGCCGGAAAGGCTGTACCCGGTTCTGGCCGAGATGGGCGATGCGCTGTACCAGCAAGGCTATCTGGCGGGATTTCGCTCGATCAACGACACCTTGCTGATTGCCCTGGACGGCACTGATTTCTTCTCCTCGGAAAAGATTTCCTGTCCCCATTGCAGCGAGACGCGCCTGAAGAACGGCGGGGTTCTCCATCGCCACACTGCCGTGACGCCAGTGCTGGTGGCGCCGGGCCAGGCGAACGCCATCCCGTTGCCGCCAGAGTTCGTGCAGCGCCAGGACGGCCACGACAAGCAGGACTGCGAACTGGCCGCTTCGGCCCGCTGGCTGGCGCGCTGGGGCGAGCACTACCGCCCGTGGCGCATCACCTATCTGGGTGACGACCTCTACTGCCATCAGCCACATTGCCTGCGGGTGCGGGCGCAACAGGCCGACTTCCTGTTCACCTGCAAGCCCGAATCCCATGCCACGCTCTACGAGTGGGTTGGCGATTTCGAGCGCAACGAGCAGCTCGGTCGCGTCGTACAGGCGCGACGCGTCGGCAAGAAGCACTTGACCGACACCTATCGCTACGCCCATCAAGTGCCCTTGCGCGACACGGACGATGCCGTGATCGCCAACTGGCTGGAACTCGTCACCACCGATGCCAGCGGTGCCATCGTCTTCAAGAACGCCTGGGCCACCTCGCATGCCATCACCAGCCACAACGTCGCCGCTCTGGCTTCCGCCGGGCGGGCGCGTTGGAAAATCGAGAACGAGAACAACAACACCCTCAAGACCAAGGGCTACCATTTCGACCACAACTTCGGACACGGCAAACAGTTCTTGGCCAACCTGTTCGCCACCCTGATCTTGTTGGCCTTCTTGGTCCATACCGCCCTCGACTGGATGGACACCCGTTACGCCAAGGTGCGCGCCCTGCTGCCCTCCCGCCGAACCTTCTTCGAACACCTGCGCGCCTTGCTACAGTACCTGCCCTTCGATGACTGGGATCACCTCATGCGCTTCATGCAGCAGCGCCTTGTTCCCAACGCCCCAGACACCAGCTGA
- a CDS encoding SCO family protein, translating into MRTRGFLIASIALLAAALLYLAVFWNPLPQRPIERIVAHGRLPPGTAPRGGDFVLQGPQGPVALADYRGKVVLIYFGYTWCPDVCPTSLSLLAQAIADLEAAERERVQPIFISVDPERDTPARLKEYAPFFHPALIGLSGSREQIAAVASAYGSSYQKQPPNAEGNYAVDHSSATYVVDPQGRLAGSLPHASSPAQIVAFVRQQLAAGEAR; encoded by the coding sequence ATGCGCACCAGAGGATTCCTCATCGCCAGCATTGCGCTGCTCGCCGCCGCCCTGCTCTACCTCGCCGTGTTCTGGAATCCGCTGCCGCAGCGCCCGATCGAGAGGATCGTCGCGCACGGCCGGCTGCCGCCCGGAACTGCACCACGCGGTGGCGACTTCGTCCTGCAGGGACCGCAGGGTCCGGTCGCGCTCGCCGACTACCGTGGCAAGGTGGTGCTGATCTATTTCGGCTACACCTGGTGCCCGGACGTCTGCCCGACCTCGCTGTCGCTGCTGGCGCAGGCAATCGCCGATCTCGAAGCGGCCGAGCGCGAGCGCGTGCAGCCGATCTTCATCTCGGTGGACCCCGAACGCGACACGCCGGCGCGGCTCAAGGAATACGCGCCCTTCTTCCACCCGGCGCTGATCGGCCTCAGCGGCTCGCGCGAGCAGATCGCCGCCGTCGCCAGCGCCTACGGTTCGAGCTACCAGAAGCAGCCGCCCAACGCCGAGGGCAACTACGCCGTCGACCACTCGTCGGCGACTTACGTCGTCGACCCGCAGGGGCGGCTCGCCGGCAGCCTGCCGCACGCCTCGTCGCCGGCGCAGATCGTCGCCTTCGTCCGCCAGCAACTGGCGGCAGGCGAGGCCCGCTGA
- a CDS encoding copper chaperone PCu(A)C, translating into MPSRLAALALAALLALATGAIAADSGLVVSDPYVRLMPPGSPNTAAFMSISNHSNSDRHLLQAESPVARSVELHTHVDDHGVMRMRRVTAIEIRAGGQAELHSGGHHVMLIGLRQPLQDGQLVPLTLRFDDGSSLQLAVPVRRAPAAHGKH; encoded by the coding sequence TTGCCCTCTCGGCTTGCAGCCCTTGCCCTCGCCGCCCTGCTGGCGCTGGCCACCGGCGCGATTGCCGCCGACAGCGGCCTCGTCGTCAGCGACCCCTACGTCCGGCTGATGCCGCCGGGGTCGCCGAACACGGCCGCCTTCATGAGCATCAGCAACCACAGCAACAGCGACCGCCACCTGCTGCAGGCCGAAAGCCCGGTGGCACGCTCGGTGGAACTGCACACCCACGTCGACGACCACGGCGTCATGCGCATGCGGCGGGTCACGGCGATCGAGATTCGAGCCGGCGGCCAAGCCGAACTCCACTCCGGCGGCCACCACGTCATGCTGATCGGCCTGCGGCAGCCACTGCAGGATGGACAGTTGGTCCCGCTGACCCTGCGCTTCGACGACGGCAGCAGCCTGCAACTCGCCGTGCCGGTGCGGAGGGCGCCGGCGGCGCACGGGAAGCACTGA
- a CDS encoding MFS transporter has translation MTAPGASKSGQLTAATGSYRSLPKSIWLLGMVSMFMDISSELVHCLLPIFMAGVLGASMLAIGIVEGIAEATAAIAKVFSGAISDRFRRRKMLVVLGYGLGALSKPAFPLASTIDLVVAARFVDRVGKGIRGAPRDALVADLVPPGQRGAAYGLRQALDSAGAFLGPLLAIVFMLWLASDIRLVLWVAVAPAFVALLLTLALREPRPPPAASAPRERLRLRLGMRLPRHFWLVVALGAVFTLARFSEAFLILRAQDVGLAAAHVPAILIVLNAVYAALAYPAGAIADRLAARSLLLPGLGVLVIADVVLAIADSPAIALAGAALWGLHLALTQGLLAKLVADAAPEALRATAFGIFNLVTGGALLLASVVAGWLWSTFGAAATFSAGAAFAAIAAAGLLLHRPQGPAAAGVA, from the coding sequence ATGACCGCACCGGGTGCCAGCAAATCCGGACAGCTGACAGCCGCCACCGGCAGCTATCGTTCATTGCCGAAGAGCATCTGGCTGCTCGGAATGGTCTCGATGTTCATGGACATCTCGTCCGAGCTGGTGCATTGCCTGCTGCCGATCTTCATGGCCGGCGTCCTCGGCGCGTCGATGCTGGCGATCGGCATCGTCGAAGGCATCGCCGAAGCGACGGCGGCCATCGCCAAGGTCTTCTCGGGCGCGATCAGTGACCGTTTCCGCCGGCGCAAGATGCTCGTCGTGCTCGGCTATGGCCTCGGTGCACTCAGCAAGCCGGCGTTTCCGCTCGCGTCGACGATCGACCTGGTGGTCGCTGCGCGCTTCGTCGATCGTGTCGGCAAGGGAATCCGGGGGGCGCCACGCGACGCGCTCGTCGCCGATCTCGTGCCGCCCGGGCAACGGGGCGCCGCCTACGGCCTGCGCCAGGCCCTCGACTCCGCCGGCGCCTTTCTCGGTCCGCTGCTCGCGATCGTCTTCATGCTCTGGCTGGCGAGCGACATCCGTCTCGTGCTGTGGGTGGCGGTCGCGCCGGCGTTCGTCGCGCTGCTGCTGACGCTCGCGCTGCGCGAGCCACGACCGCCCCCGGCCGCGAGCGCCCCTCGCGAACGCCTGCGCCTGCGGCTCGGCATGAGGCTGCCGCGGCACTTCTGGCTGGTCGTCGCACTGGGCGCCGTCTTCACCCTGGCGCGTTTCAGCGAAGCCTTCCTGATCCTCCGCGCCCAGGATGTCGGTCTCGCCGCTGCCCACGTACCGGCGATCCTGATCGTGCTGAACGCCGTCTACGCCGCGCTCGCCTACCCCGCCGGCGCCATCGCCGACCGGCTTGCGGCGCGCTCGTTGCTGCTGCCTGGACTCGGCGTGCTGGTCATCGCCGACGTCGTTCTGGCGATCGCCGATTCGCCCGCCATCGCCCTCGCCGGCGCGGCGCTCTGGGGCCTGCACTTGGCACTGACGCAGGGACTGCTCGCCAAGCTCGTCGCCGATGCCGCACCCGAAGCGCTGCGCGCGACGGCGTTCGGCATCTTCAACCTGGTGACGGGCGGCGCACTCCTGCTGGCGAGCGTCGTCGCCGGATGGCTATGGAGCACCTTCGGCGCGGCGGCGACCTTCAGTGCCGGAGCAGCGTTCGCCGCCATCGCGGCGGCCGGGTTGCTGCTCCATCGCCCACAAGGGCCTGCCGCTGCGGGTGTCGCGTGA
- a CDS encoding PEP-CTERM sorting domain-containing protein, which translates to MKLNRTLLAAMLVFSATASQASVLLYSQNFENPNLPAFNANTGFGGKDASYSSVNDIYPNQPAGFTFAQQWTVETLRVGGSQAWGGAGFQDPQGRAGNYVVGMLSSANDDRLGLSFNIGAYKFFNFQLDVSSIDLDFWGGPFVPTGGLAPSFRLSLYDNPTGVANVGTATLLDSVDITGALSSAPNVFNWTNHIVGLDATGNTNGNVTVVIDELVGGYAALDNFRIVASDTQGDVGQVPEPAALALLGMGMAALGLSRRRRNA; encoded by the coding sequence ATGAAACTGAATCGCACTTTGCTTGCCGCCATGCTGGTTTTCAGCGCGACCGCCTCCCAGGCCAGCGTCCTGTTGTACTCGCAGAACTTCGAGAACCCGAACCTGCCCGCTTTCAATGCCAATACCGGCTTTGGCGGCAAGGATGCCAGCTATTCCAGCGTCAACGACATTTACCCCAATCAACCAGCCGGTTTCACTTTCGCGCAACAGTGGACGGTGGAGACCCTGCGTGTTGGCGGCAGCCAGGCCTGGGGCGGCGCGGGCTTTCAGGATCCACAGGGCCGCGCGGGCAACTACGTCGTTGGCATGCTGTCGAGCGCCAATGATGATCGTCTCGGCCTGTCCTTCAACATCGGCGCCTACAAGTTCTTCAACTTCCAGCTCGATGTCTCGTCGATAGACCTGGACTTCTGGGGTGGTCCTTTCGTGCCGACGGGCGGACTGGCTCCTTCCTTCCGCTTGTCGCTGTATGACAATCCGACTGGCGTGGCCAATGTGGGCACGGCGACCCTGCTGGATTCCGTCGACATCACGGGTGCGCTGTCCTCGGCGCCGAACGTGTTCAACTGGACGAACCACATTGTCGGGCTCGACGCGACCGGCAATACCAACGGCAACGTCACCGTCGTCATCGACGAACTGGTTGGCGGTTACGCCGCTCTGGACAACTTCCGGATCGTGGCCTCCGACACACAAGGCGATGTCGGGCAAGTACCGGAACCGGCTGCACTCGCTCTGCTGGGCATGGGAATGGCCGCTCTCGGGCTTTCCCGCCGCCGCCGCAACGCCTGA